Proteins co-encoded in one Rudaeicoccus suwonensis genomic window:
- a CDS encoding MiaB/RimO family radical SAM methylthiotransferase: MTSPRSVALVTLGCARNEVDSEELAGRLAAEGWTLVDDAAQADVAVINTCGFVEQAKKDSIDALLEANDLKEHGRTQAVVAVGCLAERYGEQLAAQLPEADAVLGFDSYTDMSAQLTAVLNGHAPTSHTPGDRRKLLPLSPVQRQDAAGAIPGHGDVREPADVAVESPVAAPRVIRARLDGRPWAPLKIASGCDRRCAFCAIPMFRGAFVSRRPSDVLAEARWLGQHDVREIFLVSENSTSYGKDLGDLRLLDTMLPELAAVEGISRVRVSYLQPAEIRPDLLDVMTSTPGVVPYFDISFQHASGPLLRRMRRFGDRESFLTLLQEVRRRSPYAGVRSNVIVGFPGETDADLEQLESFLTEARLDVVGVFGYSDEDGTEAETYDAKLPEAEVADRLAHLQRLVEELNLQRATERIGETLEVLVESVGDADEFDDFGDADEAEPEVRGRAGQQGPDVDGETILSLRPGAPLPAVGDIVTARVVDTHGIDLIAEPV, from the coding sequence ATGACCTCCCCCCGCAGCGTTGCGCTGGTGACCCTTGGCTGCGCCCGCAACGAGGTCGATTCGGAGGAGCTCGCCGGCCGTCTTGCCGCCGAAGGCTGGACCCTCGTCGACGACGCGGCGCAAGCCGATGTCGCGGTCATCAACACGTGTGGCTTCGTCGAGCAGGCCAAGAAGGACTCCATCGACGCGCTGCTGGAGGCCAACGACCTCAAGGAGCACGGCCGCACGCAGGCGGTCGTCGCGGTCGGCTGCCTGGCCGAGAGGTATGGCGAGCAGCTCGCCGCCCAGCTGCCCGAGGCCGACGCGGTGCTCGGATTCGACTCGTACACCGACATGTCCGCGCAGCTCACGGCCGTGCTCAACGGCCACGCACCGACATCCCACACGCCGGGGGACCGGCGCAAGCTGCTGCCGCTGTCGCCGGTGCAGCGCCAGGACGCCGCGGGTGCGATCCCGGGGCACGGTGATGTGCGTGAACCCGCCGATGTGGCCGTCGAGTCGCCGGTCGCGGCGCCGCGAGTGATCCGTGCGCGGCTGGACGGTCGGCCGTGGGCACCGCTGAAGATCGCCTCCGGGTGTGACCGGCGGTGCGCATTCTGCGCGATCCCGATGTTCCGCGGTGCCTTCGTCTCCCGCCGCCCGTCGGATGTGCTGGCCGAGGCGCGCTGGCTGGGGCAGCACGACGTGCGCGAGATCTTCCTGGTGAGCGAGAACTCCACGTCGTACGGCAAGGATCTCGGTGACCTGCGGCTGCTCGACACGATGCTGCCGGAACTTGCTGCGGTTGAAGGCATTTCGCGGGTTCGCGTGTCCTACCTGCAGCCTGCTGAGATCCGGCCCGACCTGCTGGACGTTATGACCTCCACGCCCGGGGTCGTCCCGTATTTCGACATCTCGTTCCAGCATGCGAGCGGGCCGTTGCTGCGCCGGATGCGCCGGTTCGGTGACCGCGAGTCCTTCCTCACGCTGTTGCAGGAGGTGCGGCGACGGTCGCCGTACGCGGGCGTCCGCAGCAATGTCATCGTCGGATTCCCCGGTGAGACCGACGCCGACCTCGAGCAGCTCGAGTCCTTCCTGACCGAGGCCCGCCTCGACGTGGTCGGGGTGTTCGGCTACTCCGACGAGGACGGCACCGAGGCCGAGACGTATGACGCAAAGCTTCCCGAGGCCGAGGTGGCCGACCGGCTAGCGCACTTGCAGCGACTGGTCGAGGAGCTCAACCTGCAACGCGCCACCGAACGCATCGGCGAGACCCTCGAGGTGCTCGTCGAATCCGTCGGTGACGCAGACGAATTCGACGACTTCGGCGACGCTGACGAGGCTGAGCCGGAGGTCCGCGGGCGCGCCGGCCAGCAGGGCCCGGATGTCGACGGCGAGACGATCTTGTCGCTGCGCCCGGGCGCTCCGCTGCCTGCGGTCGGCGACATCGTGACCGCACGCGTCGTCGACACCCACGGCATCGACCTGATCGCGGAGCCGGTGTGA
- a CDS encoding dipeptidase yields MSMTPSAASLARVTALLGEHPLIDGHNDLAWAARELVGYDFDKLDLAAGTADRTHTDIERLRRGHVGAQFWSVFVPSNQPGSEALTQTLEQIDAVHQFVGRWPEAFGLARTADEVESVFASGRIASLLGAEGGQSIDSSLAALRMLYVLGVRYMTLTHNDNNPWADSATDLPEHDGLTRFGVEVVREMNRIGMLVDLSHVSADTMRAALAASEAPVIFSHSSARAVCDSPRNAPDDVLETVRDRGGVVMSTFVPAFVSQECADWRARAQDAARDAGVVPTDHVAFTAFARTWAQRHPEPTATLDDVIAHFVHIREVAGIDHLGVGGDYDGVPGLPLGLEDVSSYPVVFAALADLGWSDEDLAKVAGGNVLRVLRDAESVARDLQTTRGPSVATIAELDG; encoded by the coding sequence ATGTCGATGACCCCTTCCGCCGCCAGCCTCGCCCGCGTGACCGCCCTGCTGGGTGAGCATCCGCTCATCGACGGCCACAACGACCTGGCCTGGGCGGCACGGGAACTCGTCGGCTACGACTTCGACAAGCTCGACCTGGCCGCCGGCACCGCCGACCGCACGCACACTGACATTGAGCGGCTGCGCCGCGGGCACGTCGGCGCGCAGTTCTGGTCGGTTTTCGTCCCCTCGAACCAGCCGGGCAGCGAAGCCCTCACCCAGACGCTGGAACAGATCGACGCGGTGCACCAGTTCGTCGGCCGGTGGCCGGAGGCCTTCGGCCTCGCGCGCACCGCCGATGAGGTGGAGTCGGTCTTCGCCTCCGGCCGCATCGCCTCCCTGCTCGGCGCCGAGGGCGGTCAGTCGATCGACAGCTCTCTGGCGGCGCTGCGGATGCTCTACGTGCTGGGCGTGCGCTACATGACCCTTACCCACAACGACAACAACCCCTGGGCGGACTCGGCGACGGACCTCCCGGAGCACGACGGCCTGACCCGGTTCGGCGTGGAGGTGGTGCGCGAGATGAACCGCATCGGCATGCTGGTCGACCTGTCGCACGTCTCGGCAGACACGATGCGCGCCGCCCTGGCGGCCTCGGAGGCGCCGGTCATCTTCAGCCACTCCTCCGCCCGGGCCGTGTGCGACTCGCCACGCAATGCACCCGACGACGTCCTCGAGACGGTGCGCGACCGCGGTGGTGTGGTCATGTCCACCTTCGTGCCGGCATTCGTCTCGCAGGAGTGCGCGGACTGGCGGGCACGAGCGCAGGACGCCGCACGCGACGCCGGCGTGGTGCCGACCGACCACGTGGCGTTCACCGCGTTCGCCCGCACCTGGGCGCAGCGCCACCCGGAGCCGACCGCGACGCTCGACGACGTGATCGCGCACTTCGTCCACATCCGCGAGGTCGCCGGGATCGACCACCTCGGTGTGGGCGGCGACTACGACGGCGTGCCGGGGCTGCCGCTGGGGCTGGAGGACGTGTCGTCATACCCGGTGGTCTTTGCCGCGCTGGCCGACCTCGGCTGGTCGGACGAGGACCTCGCCAAGGTCGCCGGCGGCAACGTGCTGCGGGTGCTGCGCGATGCCGAGTCCGTCGCACGCGACCTGCAGACCACCCGTGGCCCGAGCGTGGCCACCATCGCCGAACTCGACGGCTGA